The DNA region CTACTGATTTAACTGTTTCTTagtaataattttcaaaaatatgaaatataaaatgcaTTCACATTTCAACAGAAGGGAACACAATATTACCATCTCATCACATGAATGAATCATGCATTTTCTGTGTCATTTTTTAAATAGAGTTTTGACTGGAGGAGCCAATATCTATCTCCACTAAGCAGATTTATTTGTgttacatattatttaaaaagacTGTGAGCCAAATATAaagatgggaaaaaaaaaacaaaaggggtcaaccataaccaaaataatactaaaaaaaattgtgcaaaagAGATATTGTAGTAATGTTGATGAAAATAGAGACAATACATCATCAATTTATAATGTGTAATTTGTGGTCCactgagagagaagaaggaagttgCATGTGGTAAAGGGCACACCAAGAAAACGACTCACTTCCTCAACTTGCCCCCAAACCATATGATTTCATTCACCTTTTCTTGTCCTCCACCACAATCATATTTATTTCCCATTgtagaaattataatattgacttactcttcaaaaattttaattcttaCCTAACTTCCACCTGTTTGGCTCACTATTTTTGGACTACATGAAAAATTAGGGgatcaaaactcttttttttttagtttagtttgcTTCTCATATCATGTAAAAACAAATAGGTAATACTTAGATGACTATGCtctttatatatttaactaaGTTTCACATGTGATTTCGAGTACTAAATTACTTCTTGTTGGCTAATGGTATCTGGTTAAgaagataaaaacataaacagaGACTAACACATTGCATGATTCATGatatacaattacaatatgaCACTTTACTTTCACATAAGGGTCATAGCTAATTGGTTAGCCACTGAGGATTTCAATGTAGGCGAAACTGGAGAATCTCCAAAGAACACATCGAACAGGGCAGATGTAACATTGCCTGACTCGATCGTAGCATCCACATCCGTTGGCAATCCTCCCGAAGAAACAGAAACCtaacaaaagaaacgaaaaatgAGCAAACAAACTATAAAAGATGATCATGTGTAACAACAGTTCAACTAGCCAAAGTCTGATAAAAATGTGCTTACAAGCATTTTAGAAGGGTTGATCCAAGTCAAGAGTATGACACTTCCTTTGTTGAGAGATCTGCTTTGGAAGATCCCGCGAAATGTAGAGAGAGCGGTAGTATCCTCAGAAGATGGAGATCTGATTCTCGGTGAAATGGCTTCATCCAATGCATCCCAGAAGGTTTTACCATCAACATCTCTCACGAGAACAATCTGCAACGATTTCTCCGCTTGAGCTGCATCgatgagaggaagaagacttaagacagagagagagagagagagatcaattaTGGATGAAGTAAAGCTATAAGTTTTCACATTCCATTACCTTGAAAAATGGAACTAAACAGCGATGAATCACTTTGGATCTCATCAGCAGATCGACCTTTCCAAGCACTTAACCCGCTCAGGATAGATTCATTCACATAATAACCCGCAGCATAGACTTTGACACCAATGATAGCAAACTTTTTCTCCCTAAACCCTGAAAACATTGATGCATATTCATAAACAGATCCATCAAAGGAAGTCTCAGAGCAACTTTAGAAGCATTTCATATACACAGGATCCCACAGAGAATCAGAGATGTATAATATAATCTTTGAGACAGATGCAGATATGAATGATGAAAACTAACCAGTGCCAAGCAGAGACAACGGGCTAGAACAACCGGGTAATGTCACTGATCTCTGAAACTTTACGCTTGTAGCCGTTTCTTCAGCGTAGTCCTCTGCATTTCCAACTACAAAAGCCACACAGACCAAAATGAAACTGGATTAATACTCAAATTGCATTcagatttgttctttttgttttctaaaagaAAGAAGCACGATTAACCCTAAACTCCAAAAGCAAACTCAACTACAAATTTCAAatcaaattctgtttttttccctgaaagacaacaacaaaaggtTAAACCTTTACCTGAAGAAGCGGCGGATTTTACGATCCCACGAGATTTTTCACCACAATGTAGCTTTCTGACCAAAGAATTGCCTTTTTGAGAAGGGTAAATGGAAGCTTTCCGAAGAGAAGAAACGCAGTTCCTTGTTTGAAGAACCAGATTCGAGAACTTTCCGGGAAAATGGTGAATGGGTTCAGCATTAGTGCGCAGAGAGACACACATTGCTGATGGAACCGCTGCAATAATACTGTCCATCTTCAAAACTCCGGCGATAAGTcccaagtgtgctttttgatCTGTAGAAGAAGAACTCTGAGAGCTCTgcaaaattatacaaattgtGTCACACTTGTAGCTTTTGGCTGTAGTTAATGAAGAAAACCTGTCGTTTTCAATTTACGCAACTCCACTACATGCAGTTTTGACATTAACCAAgtaaaaaacacattaaaaggTCAAGACTTGGTGTCGTTTAGGGTGTGGAATATCTAACTGCGTGTCGTTTGAAGTGTCTAGGTTCCCTCGTTCGTCGTCTTCGGCCTTTTTCTGACGAGATTCGCTtctccgagagagagagagagagatgagaacgAGAGTGCTGAGTTTTCTGAATCAATGGCGTGGAACAGCGAAGGAAGCGTTCGAGAATGTATCAATCGTAGCCAAGTTTCTCTGCTTGCTTCATGTCACCGATCGTTACATAATCTCCTCGACCCACGTCTGTAATTATTTGTAACCAAGCGCCAATTTGAATCTGTTATCTCTTCCACGAAATCTTAAATTTTTAGTTTGAATTTGGGGTTTTAATTAGGTTCAAGGTCCAAGTATGCTTCCGACGCTTAATCTCACCGGCGATGTTATTTTGGCGGAACATTTATCACACCGGTTCGGTAAGATTGGGCTCGGTGACGTTGTGTTGGTTCGATCTCCGAGAGACCCAAACAGGATGGTGACAAAGCGAATCTTGGGTTTAGAAGGCGACAGACTCACTTTCTCTGCTGACCCATTGGTTGGTGATTGCTCAGTCAGCGTTGTGGTATGCTCATTGAGCCATctctctattttaaaaattcaatctttttgttgcatttttggTTAAACGATTTGATTGAACCTAAAATTTTGCAAAAGAATCTAGGGTTTAGGCATTGCTTATTGAAGTCGATTTCAGAGTAATTTTAGCTGTGAAAATtttatagggtttagggtttatctGTGTATGATTGATGATATGAGATGGTTTAGAAGGTGAAGCAATTGCTAGTTACTGGTTTCGATCTAAAGCTGATTTCGGAGTAGTGATAGCATTAAGGGTTTAGGGTAGAAAAGGAGATGGAATGTGCaaatttatagggttttatGGCGTCTTGTGTATCATTGATAATTTCGATGGTCTAGAATACAAAGCTTTGCTGGTTACTGGATTCGTTGAATTCAATTTCAGACTAGTCATAgcatttagggtttaaggtaaCACTAGGTGGAATTTGCAAACTTAGGGTTTAGGGTATGATTGATGATTGGAGATGATTTACTAAGTAACGGATTGGTAGATACTGGTTCCGGTTAAAATCGATTCCATAGTAGCTATATAGCATTAAGGGTTTATGGTAAAAAGATGCAATTTGCAAGTTTCTACAACTTGGGGTTTATTtggttatgatttatgatttcgATACTCTAGAATGTGAATCATTTGCTGGTGACTGGTTTCGGTTAAAGTTGGCTTCAGAGTCGTTATAGCATTTAGGCTTTCTGCTGTTGTATTATATCTCTGGACTACGACGACCAACCAAAGCTTGTCTGATTTAAGGGTCTTGTGTTTTCTTGTGTAATAGATTCCAAAAGGTCATGTTTGGATTCAGGGAGATAACTTGTATGCTTCAACTGATTCACGCCATTTTGGACCTATACCTTACAGTCTCATCGAAGGAAAAGCTCTTCTGCGGGTAAAATCTTTCTAATCTGACATTTTTTATCTCTCAAAATTT from Camelina sativa cultivar DH55 chromosome 3, Cs, whole genome shotgun sequence includes:
- the LOC104778288 gene encoding fatty-acid-binding protein 3, chloroplastic, which translates into the protein MDSIIAAVPSAMCVSLRTNAEPIHHFPGKFSNLVLQTRNCVSSLRKASIYPSQKGNSLVRKLHCGEKSRGIVKSAASSVGNAEDYAEETATSVKFQRSVTLPGCSSPLSLLGTGFREKKFAIIGVKVYAAGYYVNESILSGLSAWKGRSADEIQSDSSLFSSIFQAQAEKSLQIVLVRDVDGKTFWDALDEAISPRIRSPSSEDTTALSTFRGIFQSRSLNKGSVILLTWINPSKMLVSVSSGGLPTDVDATIESGNVTSALFDVFFGDSPVSPTLKSSVANQLAMTLM
- the LOC104778289 gene encoding mitochondrial inner membrane protease subunit 1-like isoform X1, whose product is MRTRVLSFLNQWRGTAKEAFENVSIVAKFLCLLHVTDRYIISSTHVQGPSMLPTLNLTGDVILAEHLSHRFGKIGLGDVVLVRSPRDPNRMVTKRILGLEGDRLTFSADPLVGDCSVSVVIPKGHVWIQGDNLYASTDSRHFGPIPYSLIEGKALLRVWPPEYFGSLR
- the LOC104778289 gene encoding mitochondrial inner membrane protease subunit 1-like isoform X2, translated to MLPTLNLTGDVILAEHLSHRFGKIGLGDVVLVRSPRDPNRMVTKRILGLEGDRLTFSADPLVGDCSVSVVIPKGHVWIQGDNLYASTDSRHFGPIPYSLIEGKALLRVWPPEYFGSLR